TTAAGCATTAAGACATTCACTGTTAGATTTGAAAAATTCGAAACACCTATTCGTTTGCTAAGCTTTGTGTATTTCGTAATATATCAGGCATCTGCATTGTCAATAAAAGAGACATATGGCCATCTAAACCTTCTCATTAATGCATCTGGGATTCTTTCAATACCTAAAGTATTGCAACCAGGTAAGTAATGGACATAATAGAATATCGAGGTAAAGTCTGTTACTATGTTTTATGTTTCTGCCAAATATGTGGTAGATgattatatttgtttttaatacAATACAGAAACCACATTGAGCAAATTGGAGAAGTCATCTTTAATGCTTGCGTATGAGGTTAATGCAGTTGGTCCTATCTTGGTTATCAAGGTAACGTCAATCTGAATTTGGTAACAAATTTTTCTTTGTTTATCTCTTTATCATAATTTTAGAAGTGAATATGCGCTCTTTATGTGTATGTGGATCCAATCTTTATCTATTGTTGCTTCTGTTTGGCTTTGTAtgtgtttcttttccttcaatgtTATAGTGTGTTCTCAATAATTTGAGGCAGCATTTGATTATGTGAATTTCTAAATCAGCACATGTGGCCTCTTCTAAAAGCTGGAGCTGCCATTGGCACAGAAAGAAGTGGTGCAGTTGTGGCTAGTTTGAGTGCAAGGGTTGCATCTATTGGCGACAATCGTATCGGGGGTTGGCATTCGTATCGATCTTCAAAGACTGCTCTTAATCAATGTATGTCTCTCTTTTTTCATGATCACCGTCCTCTTAGATTTGTTTGAATTGACTTATTTGAACTTATATACTGACACAAGTGGTTTTTTTTCCGCATATGTTCTCACAGTGTCGAAGAATGTCGCGTTGGAATTTGCAAGGAAGAAGGATCCAATCATATGTATTCTATTGCATCCTGGCACAGTTGACACAGATCTTTCTAAGCCATTTCAAAAAAATGTTCCTAAAGAAAAGCTCTTCAGCAAAGAGTTCTCAGTCCAAAAGCTGTTACACATTATTAACAATGTGAAGAGCCAAGACAATGGCAAGTTCTTTGCATGGGATGGTCAAGAAATTCCTTGGTAACCTGTCATATTCATGTCAAATAACATAGCATGTAACAATGATACGGATAATAAATGTCAAACCTGCACTCAGTCAAAAATTACTAGAGATTTGTATATCAGAATAAAATTCATTGATTCATTCATATTTGTTAAAACTTGTATTCAGACAAAATACATGATTGAACTATAATTTGAAAGTCTCAGGTCATTGGTTTATTtcaatactccctctgtcccaaaataagtgtctttTTAGCTCTAAAAAGTTGTCCCAAAATAATAGTCTCTTTACTTTCCCAATGCAATATTAACTAACTTTTATCAACTTTACCCCTTATCTACACTCTTTTCAAGACATGATAATATATAACACCCAATAATAATTAagggtaattttgtaaaaatgttatctttattgactcaatcattacttttcttaatctgtgtgtaaCAACCTTAAACGAcatttattttgggacggagggagtaataaaatACGTGTTTAATGTCTGACATGTGTCAATGTCAAATGACACACGTGTAGGCGTTCCAGTATCATGTTTGTGCTTAATAGAATATACACATGGCGAGTCttctaaattattattatcttatGTACTTTTGCAGGATACATTGCATCCAGTTGTATAGGTATgtaaattattgttgaatagtaCACTAACTCTATTCATGTGGCCATTTTGATTGATATACAAGTTGGTCTGTTAAGTGCAAAAGTTTgcactcaagtcacatcacataGAATCTTATCATTTTCAATTCCATTAATCGCTTATCACTTTCTCCCATACTAAACTACCACACCTAAATTTCTTCTGAAATAATCATAGCCTCCAATAAACTTCCCCATCATATTCAGATTGATTGTAGTGAAAATAGACCACTTCATCAAGTTTAGAGGTGAGTGAATCAAGTTCAACACCCAAATGTGAATCACTTGACTTCGACCTCTGCCATACAATCCAAATTTCACTACTAGGAACTAGTAACAATAATTTAACTTTTGTATCTATAGATTGAAAAAGTAAAAGGACATGCATATTATAGTTACTTTTAAATAAACAGATATAATTTTTATTAGGTGACAATGTAAAATTATCATTGTTATACTCACATATATACCAAATTActcatgttttaaaaaaatataataattcaaCTTCGTAGTCTAGTAGTCAATCCAATTTGCGCATGCATTTGAAAACTAAAACACATGTATGTTTGAATTTGCACCTACTCTTTCTTTATATAGATGCGCCAATTATGAACAAGGAAGATGAAAGGCTTGTCGCACCAATCTTTATGTAGTTCGACTAGTTAATGTCCATTTACCCACTCCTCATTGTGGTCTATTGTCTCTTGGATAA
This genomic interval from Vicia villosa cultivar HV-30 ecotype Madison, WI unplaced genomic scaffold, Vvil1.0 ctg.002117F_1_1, whole genome shotgun sequence contains the following:
- the LOC131637948 gene encoding uncharacterized protein LOC131637948; its protein translation is MFFSLSYDSLLQLPQPTRNTFMASRSPRILSLARRAFSSSSSSSQANGVSLVQGASRGIGLEFVKQLLENNDKGHVVATCRNPDSSTGLLQLKDRFDDRLQILPLDLTVESSIEASALSIKETYGHLNLLINASGILSIPKVLQPETTLSKLEKSSLMLAYEVNAVGPILVIKHMWPLLKAGAAIGTERSGAVVASLSARVASIGDNRIGGWHSYRSSKTALNQLSKNVALEFARKKDPIICILLHPGTVDTDLSKPFQKNVPKEKLFSKEFSVQKLLHIINNVKSQDNGKFFAWDGQEIPW